From the Gordonia bronchialis DSM 43247 genome, one window contains:
- a CDS encoding suppressor of fused domain protein, with protein MSDSVTDTLGSFLVETIGVEPQRASVTFLGVEPIDVLRFATDEAVIYVTSGCARHPMADPTDLHADPVRGPRAELVVRMAAGSALPGLHKRMATLAAAPAVEGLILDADALVDLGEPLWDGAACTAVLLEADSLGAVDLAAPMDPITLLRAVPITANEAAWVRLKGARALRDAWAEAGIDVTAPRRSAAAP; from the coding sequence GTGAGCGACTCCGTCACCGACACCCTGGGCAGCTTCCTCGTCGAGACGATCGGCGTCGAGCCACAGCGCGCATCGGTGACCTTTCTGGGCGTCGAACCCATCGACGTCCTGCGCTTCGCCACCGACGAGGCGGTGATCTACGTGACGTCGGGGTGTGCGCGTCACCCGATGGCCGATCCCACCGACCTGCATGCCGATCCGGTGCGCGGTCCGCGCGCCGAGCTGGTGGTACGGATGGCCGCGGGCTCTGCGTTGCCCGGTCTGCACAAACGGATGGCCACCCTGGCAGCCGCCCCCGCCGTCGAGGGACTGATCCTCGACGCGGACGCCCTCGTCGACCTGGGTGAGCCGCTCTGGGACGGGGCGGCGTGCACCGCGGTCCTTTTGGAGGCCGACTCGCTCGGCGCGGTGGATCTAGCGGCGCCGATGGACCCGATCACGCTGCTGCGCGCCGTGCCGATCACCGCGAACGAGGCCGCCTGGGTGCGGCTCAAAGGGGCCCGCGCCCTGCGTGACGCGTGGGCCGAGGCGGGGATCGACGTGACCGCGCCGCGGCGGTCGGCGGCGGCCCCCTAG